The following coding sequences are from one Alosa alosa isolate M-15738 ecotype Scorff River chromosome 13, AALO_Geno_1.1, whole genome shotgun sequence window:
- the LOC125305859 gene encoding 1-phosphatidylinositol phosphodiesterase-like isoform X2, which translates to MKSSFLQTALFALLLVAFQDLSRSQKDQSFNDAADLNLPEPYDIGWMKSIDNNKFISDITVPGTHDTMALHWGSFVECQAWSLETQLKAGIRYLDLRVKMWNKELKLVHGYFSQHITLPEVLSIIQTFLKDYVSEAILVRVKLENVTQKQDAKNLIESFLKDNPDIETWDKSNVPSMGDVRGKIVFIQKEEFTLGIPIHGTDASEDYKVRKIDEKKEKIKNHLKKAGEMCGNGEVILTYSSGTGLPNMALTLTPKVIAQKINPWLNEYLNHDNLKNIPCFGVIAMDFPGFDLIKRVIGLNKLKPVVLGRVGSNLSPNFKDS; encoded by the exons ATGAAAAGCAGCTTCCTCCAGACAGCCCTTTTTGCTTTACTGCTCGT AGCATTTCAGGACTTGAGCCGCAGTCAGAAGGACCAATCATTTAATGATGCAGCGGATCTCAACCTTCCAGAACCGTATGACATTGGCTGGATGAAATCAATTGACAACAACAAGTTCATCTCTGACATCACCGTCCCTGGCACCCATGACACCATGGCCCTTCATTGGGGCTCTTTTGTAGAATGCCAGGCCTGGTCATTGGAAACTCAGCTCAAGGCAGGCATACGTTATCTGGATCTTAGGGTCAAGATGTGGAATAAAGAGCTCAAGCTTGTACATGGATACTTTTCACAGCATATAACGTTACCTGAAGTGCTTAGCATTATCCAGACATTTCTGAAGGACTATGTCAGTGAGGCCATTCTTGTAAGGgtaaaactagaaaatgtaacaCAGAAACAAGATGCTAAAAATCTTATTGAAAGTTTCCTTAAAGATAATCCAGACATTGAGACATGGGATAAGTCAAATGTACCAAGTATGGGCGACGTTAGAGGCAAGATTGTTTTCATACAGAAAGAAGAGTTTACCCTAGGTATTCCAATTCATGGTACTGATGCGAGCGAGGATTATAAGGTCCGTAAAATAGATGAGAAAAAGGAGAAAATTAAGAACCATTTGAAAAAGGCTGGGGAGATGTGTGGTAACGGTGAGGTAATTCTGACTTACTCTAGTGGCACGGGCCTTCCTAATATGGCGCTGACTTTAACACCAAAAGTAATAGCTCAAAAAATTAACCCTTGGTTAAATGAATATCTAAATCACGATAATCTGAAAAACATACCTTGTTTTGGAGTCATTGCTATGGATTTTCCTGGCTTTGATCTCATAAAAAGGGTGATTGGCCTAAATAAACTTAAACCTGTTGTACTTGGCCGCGTCGGCTCCAACCTGAGCCCTAATTTTAAGgactcgtga
- the LOC125305859 gene encoding 1-phosphatidylinositol phosphodiesterase-like isoform X1 yields the protein MMVFTVGISTALQNCTAFKSCLTYGTKTTPDMKSSFLQTALFALLLVAFQDLSRSQKDQSFNDAADLNLPEPYDIGWMKSIDNNKFISDITVPGTHDTMALHWGSFVECQAWSLETQLKAGIRYLDLRVKMWNKELKLVHGYFSQHITLPEVLSIIQTFLKDYVSEAILVRVKLENVTQKQDAKNLIESFLKDNPDIETWDKSNVPSMGDVRGKIVFIQKEEFTLGIPIHGTDASEDYKVRKIDEKKEKIKNHLKKAGEMCGNGEVILTYSSGTGLPNMALTLTPKVIAQKINPWLNEYLNHDNLKNIPCFGVIAMDFPGFDLIKRVIGLNKLKPVVLGRVGSNLSPNFKDS from the exons ATGATGGTGTTCACTGTTGGTATCAGCACAGCACTGCAGAACTGCACAGCATTCAAAAGTTGCCTCACCTATGGTACGAAGACCAC CCCAGACATGAAAAGCAGCTTCCTCCAGACAGCCCTTTTTGCTTTACTGCTCGT AGCATTTCAGGACTTGAGCCGCAGTCAGAAGGACCAATCATTTAATGATGCAGCGGATCTCAACCTTCCAGAACCGTATGACATTGGCTGGATGAAATCAATTGACAACAACAAGTTCATCTCTGACATCACCGTCCCTGGCACCCATGACACCATGGCCCTTCATTGGGGCTCTTTTGTAGAATGCCAGGCCTGGTCATTGGAAACTCAGCTCAAGGCAGGCATACGTTATCTGGATCTTAGGGTCAAGATGTGGAATAAAGAGCTCAAGCTTGTACATGGATACTTTTCACAGCATATAACGTTACCTGAAGTGCTTAGCATTATCCAGACATTTCTGAAGGACTATGTCAGTGAGGCCATTCTTGTAAGGgtaaaactagaaaatgtaacaCAGAAACAAGATGCTAAAAATCTTATTGAAAGTTTCCTTAAAGATAATCCAGACATTGAGACATGGGATAAGTCAAATGTACCAAGTATGGGCGACGTTAGAGGCAAGATTGTTTTCATACAGAAAGAAGAGTTTACCCTAGGTATTCCAATTCATGGTACTGATGCGAGCGAGGATTATAAGGTCCGTAAAATAGATGAGAAAAAGGAGAAAATTAAGAACCATTTGAAAAAGGCTGGGGAGATGTGTGGTAACGGTGAGGTAATTCTGACTTACTCTAGTGGCACGGGCCTTCCTAATATGGCGCTGACTTTAACACCAAAAGTAATAGCTCAAAAAATTAACCCTTGGTTAAATGAATATCTAAATCACGATAATCTGAAAAACATACCTTGTTTTGGAGTCATTGCTATGGATTTTCCTGGCTTTGATCTCATAAAAAGGGTGATTGGCCTAAATAAACTTAAACCTGTTGTACTTGGCCGCGTCGGCTCCAACCTGAGCCCTAATTTTAAGgactcgtga